One window of Leptotrichia sp. oral taxon 498 genomic DNA carries:
- a CDS encoding DUF3427 domain-containing protein yields MSILLQKDDLNLKNESQKIVEIKDYEEKLKFELIEYFSKEISFLIKDGSYQDAIDFVQNRLNTRFEIPLKQKEKDITGNLNELILNEKTKFKNFFIYLKNELLNCKKFYFIVSFIRYSGLQILLSTLDELEKKGIKGEIITSVYLNITDSKSLKKLLSYKNIKVKIYNNSSESFHTKAYLFKKNKYHTCIIGSSNISQSALYSAEEWNVKLTESNFFEIYKKSISQFKNLWNSDKAIELSEDFIFEYENYKNNLKLQKTFDYIKIKNNKNHFEPNSMQKEILEKLKNTRKSGNKKGLVVAATGTGKTYLAAMDIKIFFEKKEKKFLFLAHREELLENAILVCKKIMKIGENKIGRIFGGRKETEKKIIFATVQSLQNNYLEFSKDYFDYIVIDEFHHSSAKSYTKILNYFNPKFLLGLTATPERMDGKDILELCDYNLVGEMGLKRAMEQDLIAPFHYFGINDETFDYEKIPYKNGKYQKDILVKNLSNNKRVDYIIESIKKIGFDGEKMSCIAFCENINHASFMNENFNKNGYISKVLTSKTSKFEREKILEDFKNKKSEILCVVDILNEGIDIPNINLLLFLRPTFSSTIFTQQIGRGLRKCENKDFVTIIDFIGNHKKDYIIAKFFYEEMLNNKNILYSKKEKLIKEIKTNFENIPMASYVELDRICQERIINKIEKINFNSKIMLKEAYDSFKNEIGKNDDEILEILDFDRNIELFIELSSKYGSFYIAQKNLESNSIDELNFSNIEFLSYLEKKLTLVEPFTYLIMDLFLDKDKKIKNITENDILKKYKNYFNILEFKNTYLIKRILKELLEDEILDFESNSEFKNNKNYKISKKYKNNFFKDKNFLKRLKQLIILGLSEFKNNDISQFNENILINYKEYKRIELQILLDSKVPKGSWRAGYANTEKDICLFVTYDKSHILQENLKYDNSLHSDDIIQWISQPKTYHTSSVGQMFIKHREKGIKVHIFVRKFAFLDNKKTNPFIYLGNANYYKSYGDKPMTILWKLKNKIPFEIIKDVVI; encoded by the coding sequence ATGAGTATACTTTTGCAAAAAGATGATCTGAATTTAAAAAATGAAAGTCAAAAAATTGTAGAAATTAAAGATTATGAAGAAAAATTAAAATTTGAGTTAATTGAGTATTTCTCAAAAGAAATTTCTTTTTTAATAAAAGATGGCAGCTATCAAGATGCTATAGATTTTGTTCAAAATAGACTAAATACTCGTTTTGAAATTCCGTTAAAACAAAAAGAAAAAGATATAACAGGAAATTTAAACGAGCTTATTTTAAATGAAAAAACAAAATTTAAAAATTTTTTTATATATTTAAAAAATGAATTATTAAATTGCAAAAAGTTTTATTTTATCGTGAGTTTTATAAGATATTCAGGACTTCAAATACTTTTGAGCACATTGGACGAACTTGAAAAAAAAGGAATCAAAGGTGAAATTATAACTTCTGTTTATTTAAATATAACAGATTCAAAATCATTAAAAAAACTTCTCAGTTATAAAAATATAAAAGTAAAAATTTATAATAATTCAAGCGAGAGTTTTCATACAAAAGCGTATTTATTTAAAAAAAATAAATATCATACTTGCATAATAGGTTCTTCAAATATAAGCCAAAGCGCTTTGTATTCTGCAGAAGAATGGAATGTTAAACTTACAGAAAGTAATTTTTTTGAAATTTATAAAAAATCAATTTCACAATTTAAAAATCTTTGGAATAGCGACAAAGCCATTGAACTCAGTGAAGATTTTATTTTTGAGTATGAAAATTATAAAAATAATTTGAAACTTCAAAAAACTTTTGATTATATAAAAATAAAAAATAATAAAAATCATTTTGAACCGAATAGTATGCAAAAAGAAATTTTGGAAAAGCTAAAAAATACTAGAAAATCAGGGAATAAAAAAGGACTTGTGGTTGCTGCGACTGGAACTGGGAAAACGTATCTTGCAGCGATGGATATAAAAATTTTTTTTGAAAAGAAGGAAAAGAAGTTTTTGTTTTTAGCACATAGAGAAGAACTTTTGGAAAATGCGATTTTAGTTTGTAAAAAGATTATGAAAATTGGAGAAAATAAGATTGGAAGAATTTTTGGAGGGAGAAAAGAAACTGAGAAAAAAATTATTTTTGCAACTGTGCAATCACTTCAAAATAATTATCTTGAATTTTCTAAAGATTATTTTGACTATATTGTAATTGATGAATTTCATCACTCAAGTGCCAAAAGTTACACCAAAATTCTAAACTATTTTAATCCAAAATTTCTTCTGGGCCTTACTGCAACACCTGAAAGAATGGACGGAAAAGATATTTTAGAACTTTGTGATTATAATTTAGTTGGCGAAATGGGTTTGAAACGAGCAATGGAACAGGATTTGATTGCACCTTTTCACTATTTTGGAATAAATGACGAAACATTTGATTATGAGAAAATTCCTTATAAAAACGGAAAATATCAGAAAGATATTTTAGTTAAAAATCTGTCAAATAATAAAAGAGTCGATTATATAATTGAGAGCATTAAAAAAATCGGATTTGATGGCGAAAAGATGAGCTGTATTGCTTTTTGTGAAAATATCAATCATGCTAGTTTTATGAATGAAAATTTTAATAAAAACGGATATATCTCGAAAGTATTGACTTCAAAAACTTCAAAATTTGAAAGAGAAAAGATTTTAGAAGATTTTAAAAATAAAAAATCTGAAATTTTGTGTGTTGTAGATATTTTAAACGAAGGAATTGATATTCCAAATATAAATTTGCTTTTATTTTTAAGACCAACTTTTTCTTCCACAATTTTTACGCAACAAATTGGACGAGGACTTAGAAAATGTGAAAATAAAGATTTTGTGACAATTATAGATTTTATTGGAAATCACAAAAAAGACTATATCATTGCAAAATTTTTTTACGAAGAAATGTTAAACAATAAAAATATTTTGTACAGCAAAAAAGAGAAATTGATAAAAGAAATAAAAACTAATTTTGAAAATATACCAATGGCATCATATGTCGAACTGGATAGAATTTGTCAAGAACGAATAATTAATAAAATAGAAAAAATCAATTTTAATTCCAAAATAATGTTAAAGGAAGCATATGACAGCTTTAAAAATGAAATTGGAAAAAATGATGATGAAATTTTAGAAATTTTAGATTTTGATAGAAATATTGAATTATTTATCGAGTTAAGTTCAAAATACGGTTCTTTTTACATAGCACAAAAAAACTTAGAAAGTAATTCAATTGATGAATTAAATTTTTCAAATATCGAATTTTTATCATATTTAGAAAAAAAATTAACTTTAGTTGAGCCGTTTACTTATTTAATTATGGATTTATTTTTAGATAAAGATAAAAAAATTAAAAATATTACGGAAAACGATATTTTGAAAAAATATAAAAATTATTTTAATATTTTGGAATTTAAAAATACTTATTTAATAAAGCGAATTTTAAAAGAATTACTAGAAGATGAAATTTTGGATTTTGAATCAAATTCTGAATTTAAAAATAATAAAAACTATAAAATTTCTAAAAAATATAAAAATAATTTTTTTAAAGATAAAAATTTTTTGAAAAGATTAAAACAGCTCATAATTTTAGGTTTGTCGGAATTTAAAAATAATGATATTAGTCAATTTAATGAAAATATATTAATAAATTACAAGGAATATAAACGAATTGAGTTACAGATTTTGTTGGACTCAAAAGTTCCAAAAGGAAGCTGGAGAGCTGGATATGCAAATACTGAAAAAGATATTTGCCTTTTTGTAACTTACGACAAATCTCATATTTTACAAGAAAATTTAAAATATGATAATTCGCTGCATTCAGATGACATAATTCAATGGATAAGCCAACCCAAAACTTACCACACCTCAAGTGTCGGCCAAATGTTTATAAAACACAGGGAAAAAGGTATAAAAGTTCATATTTTTGTAAGAAAATTTGCATTTTTGGACAATAAAAAGACAAACCCATTTATTTATCTAGGAAACGCGAATTATTACAAAAGTTATGGCGACAAGCCAATGACAATACTTTGGAAACTAAAAAATAAAATTCCTTTTGAAATAATTAAAGATGTGGTCATATAA
- the pckA gene encoding phosphoenolpyruvate carboxykinase (ATP): MKKLTKDLEKLGIVNVSKIYRNLKPAELVEHALRRKEGTLSETGALVVRTGKYTGRSPKDKYIVDTSQIHDKIAWGDVNKPIEKQKFESIYNKLIAYLQNREIFVFDGMAGADPACRKKFRIINERASQNLFIHQLLIRPTEEELNDYGHADFTIIAAPGFKCNAKIDGINSSAAIIIDYEAKVGIICGTEYSGEIKKSVFSIMNFIMPEIDVLPMHCSANMDPKTGETAIFFGLSGTGKTTLSADPNRRLIGDDEHGWSDHSIFNFEGGCYAKCINLDPKHEPDIFNAIKFGSLVENVVMNPKTREFDFYDKSLTENTRVGYPIDHIRNAQIPGIGGIPNVIIFLTADAFGVLPPISRLSRDAAIYHFVTGFTSKLAGTERGITEPQPTFSTCFGEPFMPLDPFVYAEMLGKKIELHNTKVFLINTGWSGGPYGVGSRINLKYTRAMVTAALSGELDEVEYRHDDIFNVEIPQYCPNVPSELLNPVDTWANKEAYGAAAKKLAKMFRENFATKYPHMPEHIVNAGPAFFE, translated from the coding sequence ATGAAAAAATTGACAAAAGATTTAGAAAAACTGGGGATAGTAAATGTATCAAAAATTTACAGAAATTTGAAACCTGCTGAACTTGTTGAACATGCGTTAAGGAGAAAAGAAGGAACTTTGTCTGAAACTGGCGCTTTGGTTGTGCGAACTGGAAAATACACAGGACGCTCGCCTAAGGACAAATATATAGTTGATACTTCACAAATTCACGATAAAATTGCTTGGGGAGATGTGAATAAACCTATTGAAAAGCAAAAATTTGAATCTATTTATAATAAGTTAATTGCGTATTTACAAAACAGGGAAATATTTGTATTTGATGGGATGGCCGGAGCTGATCCAGCTTGCAGAAAAAAATTTAGAATTATAAATGAACGAGCAAGTCAAAATTTATTTATTCATCAATTGTTAATCCGTCCAACTGAAGAGGAATTGAACGATTATGGACATGCTGATTTCACAATAATTGCAGCTCCTGGATTTAAATGCAATGCTAAAATTGATGGAATAAATTCATCAGCTGCAATAATTATTGACTATGAAGCAAAAGTTGGAATTATTTGTGGAACTGAGTATTCAGGAGAAATAAAAAAAAGTGTATTTTCAATAATGAATTTTATAATGCCTGAAATCGATGTCTTACCTATGCACTGCTCTGCCAATATGGATCCTAAAACAGGAGAAACTGCAATATTTTTTGGACTTTCGGGAACTGGAAAAACTACACTTTCCGCAGATCCCAACCGCAGATTAATTGGTGATGATGAACATGGTTGGTCGGATCACAGCATTTTTAACTTTGAAGGTGGATGTTATGCAAAGTGTATAAATCTTGATCCAAAACATGAACCAGATATTTTTAATGCTATAAAATTTGGAAGTTTAGTGGAAAATGTCGTGATGAATCCTAAAACTCGCGAATTTGATTTTTATGATAAAAGTTTAACTGAAAATACAAGAGTTGGTTATCCAATTGATCATATAAGAAATGCTCAAATTCCAGGAATTGGAGGAATTCCTAATGTTATAATATTTTTGACAGCGGATGCTTTTGGTGTTTTACCACCTATTTCTAGGCTTTCAAGAGATGCTGCTATTTATCATTTTGTAACAGGATTCACTTCTAAATTAGCTGGAACTGAACGTGGAATTACAGAACCACAACCTACGTTTTCAACTTGTTTTGGAGAACCGTTTATGCCACTTGATCCATTTGTTTATGCTGAAATGTTAGGAAAAAAAATAGAATTGCATAATACAAAAGTATTTCTGATAAATACAGGATGGTCTGGAGGTCCATATGGTGTGGGTAGCCGTATAAATTTGAAATATACAAGAGCGATGGTTACTGCAGCATTAAGTGGGGAATTGGATGAAGTGGAATATAGACATGATGATATTTTTAATGTAGAAATTCCACAATATTGTCCAAATGTTCCAAGCGAGTTATTAAATCCTGTAGACACTTGGGCAAATAAAGAAGCATACGGGGCTGCTGCAAAAAAATTGGCAAAAATGTTTAGAGAAAATTTTGCAACAAAATATCCGCATATGCCAGAGCATATTGTAAACGCTGGACCAGCATTTTTTGAATAA
- a CDS encoding tyrosine-type recombinase/integrase gives MPVYYNADKKTWYTTFYAKDYKGINKKYKKTGFKKKKDAQQYEYEFKLKISKSMNMTLNSLYEIYFDDYKKRYKPTTVNTTQTLFNTHILPFFGEMELCKVTPFVIREWQNEILEKTNNNKKLSENTKSSLFSALKSLFSWAVKYQGLNENPCKNLGSFGAKKNQNEMNIWSFEEFDTFINKLSEFGKKYFAEAMAFKTLFWTGMRVGELMALTFGDIDFESKTININKTFSKVKGKVYITSPKTLGSKRKILIPEILLNDLKYYFENFDIVSTKRIFEIKTARLRYVLTKFTNVIGLKRIRIHDFRHSHASYLLFLKADITAISKRLGHDNLQTTINTYSHLYKDANAQLIDKINNIKIK, from the coding sequence ATGCCAGTTTATTACAATGCGGATAAAAAGACTTGGTATACTACGTTTTATGCCAAAGATTATAAAGGTATAAACAAAAAATATAAAAAAACTGGATTTAAAAAGAAAAAAGATGCACAGCAATATGAATATGAATTTAAGTTAAAAATTTCAAAGTCAATGAATATGACTCTTAATTCTTTATACGAAATATATTTTGATGACTATAAAAAAAGATATAAGCCAACTACGGTAAATACAACACAGACTCTTTTTAATACGCATATTTTGCCTTTTTTTGGAGAAATGGAACTTTGCAAAGTTACTCCTTTTGTAATTCGGGAATGGCAAAACGAAATACTTGAAAAAACAAATAACAATAAAAAACTTAGTGAAAACACAAAATCAAGTTTATTTTCTGCACTAAAAAGTTTATTTAGCTGGGCTGTGAAATATCAGGGACTAAATGAAAATCCATGCAAAAATTTAGGTTCATTCGGAGCAAAAAAAAATCAAAATGAAATGAATATTTGGTCATTTGAAGAATTTGATACATTTATAAACAAATTAAGTGAATTCGGTAAAAAATATTTTGCGGAAGCGATGGCTTTTAAAACATTATTTTGGACTGGAATGAGAGTTGGCGAACTTATGGCTTTAACATTTGGAGATATAGATTTTGAAAGTAAGACAATAAATATCAATAAGACGTTTTCAAAGGTTAAAGGAAAAGTTTATATTACTTCTCCAAAAACTTTAGGTTCAAAGAGAAAAATTTTAATTCCGGAAATTTTATTAAATGATTTAAAATACTATTTTGAGAATTTTGATATTGTATCTACAAAACGAATTTTTGAAATAAAAACTGCAAGACTCCGATATGTTTTGACAAAGTTTACAAATGTGATAGGCTTAAAAAGAATAAGGATTCATGACTTTAGACATTCCCACGCTTCATATTTACTTTTTTTAAAAGCTGACATTACAGCCATAAGCAAACGATTGGGTCACGATAATTTGCAAACTACGATAAACACATATTCGCATCTGTATAAAGATGCAAATGCTCAATTAATTGATAAAATAAACAATATAAAAATAAAATAA